A window of Candidatus Finniella inopinata contains these coding sequences:
- a CDS encoding ISAs1 family transposase, whose translation MQLSDTFLKHFEPLADPRIDNHNKLHKLHDILVITILATICGADNWVDISEFGKAKYDWLSTFLELPNGVPSHDTFGRVFSILDPEQFESCFYAWIKSLSIDVNSEIIAIDGKTLRGSGNRRKEKKALHIVSAWASNQSLLLGQVKTDEKSNEITAIPKLLKMIDVTGSTVTIDAMGCQQSIAEEILIQGADYVLALKDNQPKLHEMVKAIFHIGESRQYKKMLNRRKVEKIHDHGRIETRRYTLVSARDPAVFQLRWPGLKGVGMLETTRTTNNQVERSTRYFLTSLAYENIDQFMVAVRKHWNIEINLHWSLDVGFREDHNQVHVGHAAKNLAVMRRIALNLLKQEKTNKRGVSCRRKVAGWDNKYLLKILTADHNLKRV comes from the coding sequence ATGCAGTTATCAGATACTTTCCTCAAACATTTTGAACCTCTTGCCGATCCTCGTATTGATAACCACAACAAGCTTCACAAATTGCACGATATCTTGGTAATAACAATATTGGCCACAATTTGTGGCGCTGATAACTGGGTTGATATTAGTGAATTTGGCAAAGCCAAATACGATTGGTTATCAACATTTCTCGAGCTGCCTAATGGTGTGCCATCTCATGATACTTTTGGCCGTGTGTTTTCCATACTTGACCCAGAGCAATTTGAATCCTGCTTTTATGCATGGATCAAGTCACTCTCTATCGATGTTAATTCTGAGATTATTGCTATTGATGGAAAAACGCTACGGGGTTCTGGCAACAGAAGAAAAGAGAAAAAAGCCCTACACATTGTAAGTGCCTGGGCAAGCAATCAAAGTCTTCTTTTAGGGCAAGTTAAAACGGATGAAAAATCCAATGAAATTACAGCCATTCCAAAATTACTCAAGATGATTGATGTTACTGGTAGTACAGTCACCATTGACGCCATGGGTTGTCAGCAGTCAATTGCTGAAGAGATCTTAATTCAAGGTGCAGACTACGTATTAGCTCTAAAAGATAATCAACCGAAGCTTCATGAAATGGTCAAGGCAATTTTCCATATAGGAGAATCACGTCAGTACAAGAAGATGCTTAATCGACGGAAAGTAGAGAAGATCCATGATCATGGTCGCATAGAAACACGTCGCTATACATTAGTATCAGCACGCGATCCGGCAGTATTTCAACTTCGTTGGCCTGGGTTAAAGGGTGTTGGCATGCTTGAAACAACACGCACAACTAATAATCAGGTTGAGCGTAGTACCCGCTACTTTCTAACAAGTTTAGCCTATGAAAATATTGATCAGTTTATGGTTGCTGTCAGAAAACACTGGAACATAGAAATTAACCTGCACTGGTCTTTGGATGTAGGTTTTAGGGAAGACCATAACCAGGTGCATGTTGGCCACGCGGCCAAGAATTTGGCTGTCATGAGACGTATTGCTTTGAATCTACTCAAGCAAGAAAAAACGAATAAACGAGGGGTGAGCTGTCGACGGAAGGTAGCAGGCTGGGACAACAAATACTTATTGAAAATTCTAACCGCTGACCACAATTTAAAGCGCGTTTGA
- the dusB gene encoding tRNA dihydrouridine synthase DusB, with protein sequence MTVTIGPIKLCMPVILAPMSGVTDMPFRRLVKRMGVGLVISEMIASQAMIRHTRQTMKMIEKSADEQPMAVQLAGCEPEVMAEAARLNQDLGAQIIDINMGCPVKKVVNGYAGSALMRDELLAARIIEATVKAVSVPVTLKMRTGWDDHTRNAPRLAKIAEECGVQMITIHGRTRCQLYNGKSDWAFIRQVKQAVHVPVIGNGDVVTLADAEALLEQSGADGVMIGRGSYGRPWFPNQVAAYLSDKTLLPDPSLSEQHQIIKDHVEEMLRHYGEETGVKIARKHVGWYSKGLNKSTDFRVSINQADNAQAMKALIDEYYVALSDS encoded by the coding sequence ATGACTGTTACGATTGGCCCTATTAAGCTTTGTATGCCTGTGATCTTGGCGCCTATGTCTGGCGTGACGGATATGCCATTTCGGCGGCTGGTGAAAAGGATGGGGGTAGGCTTGGTTATCTCTGAAATGATCGCCAGTCAGGCCATGATTCGTCATACGCGTCAAACTATGAAAATGATTGAAAAGTCCGCTGACGAGCAGCCTATGGCCGTTCAGTTAGCTGGTTGCGAGCCCGAGGTGATGGCTGAGGCGGCCCGGCTTAATCAAGACTTGGGCGCCCAGATCATCGATATTAATATGGGATGCCCTGTTAAAAAAGTCGTGAATGGTTACGCAGGGTCAGCCCTGATGCGCGACGAATTGCTGGCGGCAAGGATTATTGAGGCGACGGTTAAGGCGGTTTCTGTGCCTGTGACCTTGAAGATGCGGACAGGGTGGGATGATCACACGCGGAATGCGCCGCGCCTGGCTAAAATTGCCGAAGAATGCGGTGTGCAAATGATCACCATCCATGGGCGGACGCGCTGCCAACTTTATAACGGGAAATCAGATTGGGCGTTTATCCGCCAGGTTAAACAGGCCGTACACGTGCCGGTAATTGGCAATGGAGATGTGGTGACGCTGGCGGATGCAGAGGCTTTATTAGAGCAAAGCGGGGCCGATGGCGTGATGATTGGCAGAGGAAGTTATGGGCGCCCTTGGTTCCCTAACCAGGTGGCAGCGTATTTGAGTGATAAAACGTTATTGCCCGATCCGTCCCTTTCTGAACAACACCAAATTATCAAAGATCATGTGGAAGAAATGTTGCGTCATTACGGCGAAGAGACAGGTGTTAAAATTGCCCGAAAGCATGTGGGTTGGTATAGCAAAGGGCTGAACAAGTCGACAGATTTTCGTGTGAGCATTAATCAGGCGGATAACGCCCAGGCCATGAAAGCACTGATTGATGAGTATTATGTTGCTTTGTCAGATTCATAA
- a CDS encoding helix-turn-helix domain-containing protein, with product MSKNPVPLKDESCLGLGPTVQQFLETYFQNHGDELPCSGLYHRVLQEVEKPLIEITLKATGGNQKKASDILGINRNTLRKKIQELGLEQPRD from the coding sequence ATGTCCAAAAACCCTGTCCCCTTAAAAGATGAGTCTTGTTTAGGCCTGGGGCCAACCGTGCAGCAATTTTTGGAAACATATTTTCAAAACCACGGGGACGAGCTGCCCTGTTCGGGTTTGTACCATAGGGTCTTGCAGGAGGTTGAAAAGCCCCTGATTGAGATTACGTTGAAAGCAACCGGCGGGAATCAAAAAAAAGCTTCTGACATTTTGGGCATCAACCGAAATACGCTTCGGAAGAAAATTCAGGAATTGGGGTTGGAACAACCTCGCGATTAA
- a CDS encoding outer membrane protein, whose product MKNLSIALLAVAALGTSAANASNGFYLGASAGVAQTNVQYSYANQNTLNVGLNPGSEFAQNFKNDSGKAGGLFGLFAGYGVVVGNGAYFGGEVYGGFDTTSFSPYDDSASGKRVGFWKAKLEHKYYYGLAARLGYMITPSTLVYLRLAMESGKWKASVTPNSGLLDVNTVPANSTDRKVVTKNKTGIQFAPGAGVEVYVTKNLFLRAEYSYLFGPKISLTQTTGDLASGVTGINGTSVNHNFKTSQHAMKIGIGYKF is encoded by the coding sequence ATGAAAAATTTATCGATCGCTTTGTTGGCTGTTGCTGCTCTTGGGACTTCAGCTGCTAATGCAAGTAACGGCTTCTACTTGGGCGCCAGCGCCGGTGTTGCGCAAACGAACGTACAGTATAGTTATGCGAACCAGAATACATTAAATGTGGGCCTAAATCCTGGGTCTGAATTTGCTCAAAACTTTAAAAATGACAGCGGTAAAGCTGGCGGATTGTTTGGTTTGTTTGCAGGTTACGGCGTTGTCGTCGGAAACGGCGCGTATTTCGGTGGTGAAGTTTATGGTGGTTTTGACACGACTTCTTTTTCACCCTATGACGACAGTGCTTCTGGGAAAAGAGTTGGATTTTGGAAAGCTAAACTAGAGCATAAGTATTACTATGGTTTAGCAGCTCGCTTAGGTTATATGATTACCCCAAGCACTTTAGTTTACCTTCGCTTAGCGATGGAATCTGGTAAATGGAAAGCGTCTGTAACTCCTAACAGCGGCTTGTTGGATGTTAACACCGTGCCCGCTAACAGCACAGACAGAAAAGTAGTTACAAAAAACAAAACGGGTATTCAATTTGCACCTGGTGCCGGCGTGGAAGTTTACGTTACGAAGAATTTGTTTCTACGTGCAGAATATTCATACTTGTTTGGACCAAAGATTTCGTTAACACAGACTACTGGGGACTTAGCGTCTGGTGTCACGGGTATCAACGGTACCTCTGTCAACCACAACTTCAAAACCAGCCAACATGCTATGAAAATTGGTATCGGTTACAAGTTCTAA